The proteins below are encoded in one region of Dioscorea cayenensis subsp. rotundata cultivar TDr96_F1 chromosome 18, TDr96_F1_v2_PseudoChromosome.rev07_lg8_w22 25.fasta, whole genome shotgun sequence:
- the LOC120282826 gene encoding uncharacterized protein LOC120282826 — MAKGKGRTRLRSGRSGGHTFHAYSNTEGSINTNIVVFSIANVPSHEEAVNDINSQTPNHDIIADNDTQLQAIVAHMEDQHLMLSMKEAYNIKMPRSKLKDMKVIRSETNTSHNAATTNEVEILAAQMPDAQRRTSTHSSSDTDSNHNGDDENEDHDKTIETTSGVVNAKTERGRTTLKELWALPLGEKVLVSANGLGQPIGPEAQLFSSFLGMIARSSQKIGLQYESWHKVPKTLKDELLNFIETRFVLEIPKDYVLKSLGNKWSDNKYDLKRKYFKREDGLQANKEKHPEGTESEKELRSGKKIGRFEFFKATHTKKDGSYLNKETEEIMEKANEKISEYQSVNGGEGMVETEILTQVIRKERHGRVRGLGLGPTPTSYYGHSDSRRLATCSGHSSRERANYNAIYTFLQQQFPRATIPLPTIGGSSSQSQNQAFREH, encoded by the exons atggcTAAAGGTAAAGGAAGGACTAGATTAAGAAGTGGAAGGAGTGGAGGCCACACTTTTCATGCTTATTCAAACACTGAAGGGTCAATAAATACTAATATTGTTGTATTTTCAATTGCTAATGTTCCAAGTCATGAGGAAGCAGTGAATGATATCAATTCCCAAACTCCTAATCATGATATTATAGCTGATAATGACACTCAATTGCAAGCCATAGTAGCACACATG GAGGATCAACATCTCATGTTGAGCATGAAAGAAGCCT ACAACATCAAGATGCCAAGATCAAAATTGAAGGACATGAAGGTAATCCGATCTGAAACAAATACCAGTCACAATGCTGCTACAACTAATGAAGTTGAGATCTTAGCTGCTCAAATGCCTGATGCTCAACGTCGCACCTCAACTCATTCATCATCAGATACTGATTCAAATCATAATggagatgatgaaaatgaagatcATGATAAAACAATTGAAACCACCAGTGGAGTGGTTAATGCAAAAACAG AAAGAGGACGAACAACTTTGAAGGAGTTGTGGGCACTCCCTCTAGGAGAGAAAGTGTTGGTCAGTGCAAATGGGCTTGGACAACCAATTGGGCCTGAGGCACAATTGTTCTCTTCATTCCTAGGTATGATCGCTCGATCTAGCCAGAAGATCGGTCTTCAATACgagagttggcataaagtgccaaaaacattgaaggatgaacTATTAAACTTCATCGAG ACACGATTTGTTCTTGAAATCCCAAAAGACTATGTGCTCAAGTCTTTGGGAAATAAATGGAGTGACAACAAATatgatttgaagagaaaatatttcaaaagagaGGATGGGCTGcaagcaaataaagaaaagCATCCAGAAGGGACT GAATCAGAAAAG GAACTCAGAAGTGGAAAGAAAATAGGACGTTTTGAGTTTTTCAAAGCAACACACACTAAAAAAGATGGTTCATATTTGAATAAAGAGACAGAAGAGATTATG GAAAAGGCAAATGAAAAAATATCTGAATATCAATCAGTCAATGGGGGTGAGGGAATGGTTGAAACAGAAATTTTGACTCAAGTGATTAGAAAAGAGCGACATGGCCGAGTAAGAGGGCTTGGATTGGGTCCTACACCTACTTCATATTATGGCCATTCAGATAGTCGTCGTCTCGCAACATGTAGTGGCCATTCATCGCGAGAACGTGCTAATTACAACGCTATTTATActttcttgcaacaacaattccCAAGAGCGACTATTCCCCTGCCTACCATAGGTGGATCGTCTTCTCAATCGCAG